The proteins below come from a single Fusobacterium nucleatum genomic window:
- a CDS encoding FprA family A-type flavoprotein, producing MHNVRNITEDLYWIGANDRRLALFENIHPIPEGVSYNSYMLLDKETVVFDTVDWSVTRQYIENIEYLLNGRELDYLVVHHMEPDHCASIEELAFRYPKMKIISSEKGFMFMRQFGYKSINGHQLIEAKEGDKFKFGKHEILFLEAPMVHWPEVLVSLDITNGALFSADAFGSFKSLDGRLFNDEVNWDRDWLDEGRRYLTNIVGKYGPHIQYLLKKAAPVLDKIKFICPLHGVVWRNDFGYLIDKYDKWSRYEPEEKGVLIAYASMYGNTENAIEILAKKLAEKGITNIKMYDVSNTHVSYLISDLFKYSHLVIASPTYNLGIYPVIHNFVMDMKALNLQNRTVAIVENGSWARKSGDLLQEFFETQIKDMTVLNERVGLTSSANNVNLDEMDTLVDALVESLNK from the coding sequence ATGCATAATGTTAGAAATATAACTGAAGATCTTTATTGGATTGGAGCAAATGACCGTCGTCTTGCACTTTTTGAAAATATACACCCTATTCCAGAAGGAGTGTCATATAACTCTTATATGTTATTGGATAAAGAAACAGTAGTTTTTGATACTGTTGACTGGTCTGTAACAAGACAATATATAGAAAATATAGAATATTTATTAAATGGTAGAGAACTTGATTATTTGGTAGTACATCATATGGAACCAGATCACTGTGCTTCAATAGAAGAATTAGCATTTCGTTATCCAAAAATGAAAATAATTTCTTCTGAAAAAGGATTTATGTTCATGAGACAGTTTGGATATAAAAGCATAAATGGTCACCAATTAATTGAAGCAAAAGAAGGAGATAAGTTTAAATTTGGTAAACATGAGATATTATTCTTAGAAGCACCTATGGTTCACTGGCCAGAAGTGTTGGTAAGTTTAGATATTACAAATGGAGCTTTATTCTCAGCTGATGCTTTTGGTTCTTTTAAATCTCTTGATGGAAGATTATTCAATGATGAAGTAAACTGGGATAGAGATTGGTTAGATGAAGGTCGTCGTTATTTAACAAATATTGTTGGTAAATATGGTCCACATATCCAATATTTATTGAAAAAAGCTGCTCCTGTTCTAGATAAAATTAAATTTATTTGTCCATTACATGGTGTAGTTTGGAGAAATGATTTTGGATACTTAATTGATAAGTATGACAAATGGAGTAGATATGAGCCAGAAGAAAAAGGAGTACTAATTGCTTATGCTTCAATGTATGGTAATACAGAAAATGCTATTGAAATTTTGGCAAAAAAATTAGCAGAAAAAGGAATTACAAATATTAAGATGTATGATGTGTCTAATACTCATGTATCATATTTGATTTCAGATTTATTCAAATATAGCCATTTAGTTATTGCTTCTCCTACATATAATCTAGGAATTTATCCTGTTATTCATAACTTTGTAATGGATATGAAGGCTTTAAATTTACAAAATAGAACAGTTGCAATAGTTGAAAATGGTTCTTGGGCAAGAAAATCTGGAGATTTATTACAAGAATTCTTTGAAACTCAAATAAAAGATATGACTGTATTAAATGAAAGAGTAGGATTAACTTCATCAGCTAATAATGTAAACCTTGATGAAATGGATACACTTGTTGATGCATTAGTTGAATCTTTAAATAAATAA
- a CDS encoding acyl-CoA dehydrogenase family protein: protein MLFKTTEEHEALRMQVREFVETEVKPIAAILDKENKFPHEAIKKFGQMGFMGLPYPKEYGGAGKDILSYAIAVEELSRVDGGTGVILSAHVSLGSYPIYAFGTEEQKKKYLTPLAKGEKLGAFGLTEPNAGSDAGGTETTAVKEGDYYILNGEKIFITNADVAETYVVFAVTTPDIGTKGISAFIVEKGWEGFTFGDHYDKLGIRSSSTCQLLFNNVKVPKENLLGKEGDGFKIAMSTLDGGRIGIAAQALGIAQGAFEHALEYAKEREQFGKPIAFQQAISFKLADMATKIRTARFLIYSAAELKEHHEPYGMESAMAKQYASDIALEVVNDALQIFGGAGYLKGMEVERAYRDAKITTIYEGTNEIQRVVIAAHLIGKPPKTDVPGLVKKKKGPVTGPRKNIIFKDGSAKDKVAALVAALKADGYDFTVGIPLDTPIGKSERVVSAGKGIGDKKNMKLIENLAKQAGASIGSSRPVAETLQYVPLDRYVGMSGQKFVGNLYIACGISGALQHLKGIKDATTIVAINTNANAPIFKNADYGIVGDLVEILPLLTKELDNGEAKKDAPPMKKMKRVIPRVVYSPHVYVCSGCGHEYNPDLGDEDSDIKPGTRFKDLPEDWTCPDCGDPKSGYIDAKK, encoded by the coding sequence ATGCTTTTTAAAACTACTGAAGAACATGAAGCTCTTCGTATGCAAGTGAGAGAATTTGTTGAGACTGAGGTTAAACCAATAGCAGCTATATTAGATAAAGAAAATAAGTTCCCACATGAAGCAATTAAAAAATTTGGACAAATGGGATTTATGGGTCTACCTTATCCAAAAGAATATGGTGGGGCAGGAAAAGACATTTTAAGCTATGCAATAGCTGTTGAAGAATTGTCAAGAGTTGATGGAGGGACTGGAGTTATTTTATCTGCACATGTTTCATTGGGGTCATATCCTATTTATGCTTTTGGTACAGAAGAACAAAAGAAAAAATATCTTACACCATTAGCTAAAGGAGAAAAATTAGGAGCATTTGGACTTACTGAACCTAATGCTGGTTCAGATGCTGGGGGAACAGAAACAACTGCTGTTAAAGAAGGAGATTATTACATATTAAATGGGGAAAAAATCTTTATAACAAATGCAGATGTTGCTGAAACTTATGTAGTGTTTGCTGTAACTACTCCTGATATAGGAACAAAAGGTATAAGTGCTTTTATAGTTGAGAAAGGTTGGGAAGGATTTACATTTGGAGATCACTATGACAAATTAGGTATTCGTTCATCTTCAACTTGTCAATTATTATTTAATAATGTAAAAGTTCCTAAAGAAAATCTTTTAGGAAAAGAAGGGGATGGATTCAAAATTGCTATGTCTACTCTTGATGGAGGTCGTATAGGTATAGCTGCTCAAGCATTAGGAATTGCACAAGGAGCTTTTGAACATGCACTTGAATATGCAAAAGAAAGAGAACAATTTGGAAAACCAATAGCTTTCCAACAAGCAATCTCATTTAAACTTGCAGATATGGCAACAAAAATAAGAACAGCTAGATTTTTAATTTATAGTGCTGCTGAATTAAAAGAACATCATGAACCTTATGGAATGGAATCTGCAATGGCAAAACAATATGCTTCTGACATAGCTCTTGAAGTAGTAAATGATGCTTTACAAATATTTGGAGGTGCTGGATACTTAAAGGGAATGGAAGTAGAAAGAGCATACAGAGATGCAAAAATTACAACTATTTATGAAGGAACAAATGAAATTCAAAGAGTTGTTATAGCTGCTCATTTAATAGGTAAACCACCTAAAACAGATGTTCCTGGATTAGTTAAAAAGAAAAAAGGACCAGTTACAGGACCTAGAAAAAATATAATATTTAAAGATGGATCTGCAAAAGATAAAGTTGCTGCATTAGTTGCTGCATTAAAAGCAGATGGATATGATTTCACTGTTGGTATCCCTCTTGATACACCAATAGGAAAATCTGAAAGAGTTGTAAGTGCTGGTAAAGGGATTGGAGATAAAAAGAATATGAAGCTAATTGAAAACTTAGCAAAACAAGCTGGAGCTTCTATTGGTTCTTCTCGTCCAGTGGCAGAAACATTACAATATGTACCTCTTGACCGTTATGTAGGAATGTCAGGACAAAAATTTGTTGGGAACCTTTACATAGCTTGTGGAATTTCAGGAGCTTTACAACATTTAAAAGGAATTAAAGATGCAACAACAATAGTTGCTATAAATACAAACGCAAATGCTCCAATATTTAAAAATGCAGACTACGGAATAGTTGGAGATTTAGTAGAAATTTTACCTTTATTAACTAAGGAATTAGATAATGGAGAAGCTAAAAAAGATGCACCACCTATGAAGAAAATGAAGAGAGTTATACCTAGAGTAGTGTATAGTCCTCATGTATATGTATGTAGTGGTTGTGGACATGAATACAATCCTGATTTAGGAGATGAAGATTCTGACATCAAACCAGGAACTAGATTTAAAGATTTACCAGAAGATTGGACTTGTCCTGATTGTGGAGATCCAAAATCTGGATATATAGATGCAAAAAAATAA
- a CDS encoding PhzF family phenazine biosynthesis protein: MKIFVCDAFSSQIFKGNQAGVVILEEKENYPSEILMKNIAAELKHSETAFVKKIDNKKFKIRYFTPTEEVELCGHATISVFSALRKLKLITTGKYITETLAGNLEIIVDKDFIWMDMASPKIEYIFNSEEIKEIYSAFNLDISQAPKNLIPKIVNTGLSDIIIPIENKEVLDSFVMNKEKVIELSKKYKVVGAHLFTSDKEKKVTSFCRNIAPLVGIDEECATGTSNGALTHYLKDYNIISVKDINTFIQGESMGRASTILSKYKKDRETIQIGGNAIISFECKLY, from the coding sequence ATGAAAATTTTTGTTTGTGATGCTTTTAGTTCTCAAATTTTTAAAGGGAATCAGGCTGGTGTTGTTATATTAGAGGAAAAAGAAAATTATCCTAGTGAAATTCTTATGAAAAATATTGCTGCTGAATTAAAACATTCTGAAACTGCTTTTGTAAAGAAAATTGATAATAAAAAATTTAAAATTAGGTATTTTACTCCCACAGAAGAAGTAGAGTTATGTGGACATGCAACAATTTCAGTTTTTTCTGCTTTAAGGAAATTAAAATTAATAACTACTGGTAAATACATTACTGAAACATTAGCTGGAAATTTAGAAATAATAGTTGATAAAGATTTTATATGGATGGATATGGCTAGTCCAAAAATAGAATATATATTTAATTCAGAAGAAATTAAAGAAATTTACTCTGCATTTAATTTAGATATATCACAAGCTCCAAAAAACTTAATTCCTAAAATTGTGAATACAGGTTTAAGTGATATTATTATTCCTATTGAAAATAAAGAAGTTTTAGATAGTTTTGTTATGAATAAAGAAAAAGTGATAGAGCTTTCTAAGAAATATAAGGTTGTAGGAGCTCATCTGTTTACATCTGATAAAGAAAAAAAAGTTACTTCTTTTTGTAGGAATATTGCTCCTTTAGTTGGTATAGATGAAGAATGTGCAACTGGAACCTCAAATGGTGCTTTAACTCATTATTTAAAAGATTATAATATTATTTCAGTTAAAGACATAAATACTTTTATTCAAGGAGAATCTATGGGAAGAGCTTCAACTATTCTTAGTAAATATAAAAAAGATAGAGAAACTATACAAATAGGAGGTAATGCAATAATTTCTTTTGAATGTAAACTTTATTGA
- a CDS encoding ABC transporter ATP-binding protein: MAMLEVKDLQVFYDNIQALKGISLEINEGEVVSIIGANGAGKTTTLQTISGLISPKSGSINFEGKNLLKEKANNICKLGIAQVPEGRRIFSQLAVKDNLKLGQFTIKDSAEKKEEDRANFYKVFPRMSERKNQLAGTLSGGEQQMLAMGRALMSRPKLLILDEPSMGLSPLFVKEIFEVIKQLKEKGTTILLVEQNAKMALSISDRAYVIETGKIVLEGKAKDLLYNDRVKKAYLGG, encoded by the coding sequence ATGGCAATGTTAGAGGTAAAAGATCTACAAGTTTTCTATGATAATATACAAGCTCTTAAAGGAATTTCACTAGAAATAAATGAAGGGGAAGTTGTATCTATTATAGGAGCTAATGGTGCAGGAAAAACAACAACATTACAAACAATATCTGGACTTATAAGTCCTAAAAGTGGTTCTATAAATTTTGAGGGAAAAAATCTTTTAAAAGAAAAAGCTAATAATATTTGTAAATTAGGAATAGCACAAGTTCCAGAAGGAAGAAGAATTTTCTCACAACTTGCTGTTAAAGATAATTTAAAGTTAGGGCAATTCACTATAAAAGATAGTGCTGAGAAAAAAGAAGAAGATAGAGCGAATTTTTATAAAGTTTTTCCTAGAATGTCTGAAAGAAAAAATCAATTAGCTGGGACATTATCTGGTGGAGAACAACAGATGCTTGCTATGGGGAGAGCTTTGATGAGTAGACCCAAGCTTTTAATTTTAGATGAGCCATCAATGGGACTTTCTCCACTATTTGTTAAAGAAATTTTTGAAGTTATAAAACAATTAAAAGAAAAAGGAACTACTATTTTATTAGTGGAACAAAATGCTAAGATGGCACTTTCTATTTCTGATAGAGCTTATGTTATTGAGACAGGAAAGATAGTTCTTGAAGGAAAAGCAAAGGATTTATTATATAATGATAGAGTGAAGAAAGCCTATCTTGGAGGATAA
- a CDS encoding ABC transporter ATP-binding protein, translated as MENKKPLLVVKDISISFGALKAVDNFNLEINSGELIGLIGPNGAGKTTVFNILTGVYNASSGEYTLDGENIIKTSTFTLVKKGLARTFQNIRLFKYLSVLDNVVAAYNFRMKYGILAGMLRLPSYWREEKEAKEKAIALLKIFDLDKYANMHAGNLPYGEQRKLEIARAMATEPKILLLDEPAAGMNPKETDDLMNTIKLIRDKFGIAILLIEHDMKLVLGICERLVVLNYGKILASGKPNDVINNPQVVEAYLGKEEDE; from the coding sequence ATGGAAAATAAAAAACCTCTTTTAGTTGTAAAGGATATATCAATTAGTTTTGGAGCTTTAAAAGCAGTAGATAATTTTAATTTAGAAATAAATTCAGGAGAATTAATAGGTTTAATAGGACCTAATGGGGCAGGAAAAACAACAGTATTTAATATTTTGACAGGTGTGTATAATGCAAGTTCAGGAGAATACACACTAGATGGAGAAAATATTATTAAAACTTCAACTTTTACCCTTGTAAAAAAAGGCTTGGCTCGTACTTTCCAAAATATTAGATTATTTAAATACCTATCAGTTTTAGATAATGTAGTTGCTGCATATAATTTCCGTATGAAATATGGAATTTTAGCAGGTATGCTTCGTTTACCAAGTTATTGGAGAGAAGAAAAAGAAGCAAAAGAAAAAGCAATAGCTCTTTTAAAAATATTTGATTTAGATAAATATGCAAATATGCATGCAGGGAATTTACCCTATGGGGAACAAAGAAAGTTAGAGATTGCGAGAGCTATGGCAACAGAGCCAAAAATTCTTCTTTTAGATGAGCCAGCAGCAGGTATGAATCCAAAAGAAACAGATGATTTAATGAATACTATAAAATTAATTCGTGATAAGTTTGGAATAGCAATTTTACTTATAGAACATGATATGAAATTGGTACTTGGTATCTGTGAAAGATTGGTTGTTTTAAATTATGGAAAAATATTAGCAAGTGGTAAACCAAATGATGTTATAAATAATCCACAAGTTGTAGAAGCATATTTAGGTAAGGAGGAAGATGAATAA
- a CDS encoding branched-chain amino acid ABC transporter permease yields the protein MDKNKKLSYITTYVLLIILYFILFSLINSGFISRYQVGILILILINVILAASLNITVGCLGQITLGHAGFMSVGAYTAALLTKSGFLSGYPGYIVALIIGGLVAGVIGFIIGIPALRLTGDYLAIITLAFGEIIRVLIEYLKFTGGAQGLTGIPRVNNFTLIYVITIFSVIFMYSIMTSRHGRAVLAIREDEIASGASGINTTYYKTFAFVLSAIFAGIAGGIYAHNLGILGAKQFDYNYSINILVMVVLGGMGSFTGSILSAIVLTILPEVLRSFAEYRMIVYPLILIIMMLFRPKGLLGREEFQISKVISYFTKKRGENNGK from the coding sequence ATGGATAAAAATAAAAAATTAAGTTATATAACTACTTATGTTCTGTTGATAATTCTATATTTTATACTATTCTCTTTGATAAATTCAGGGTTCATAAGCAGATATCAAGTTGGAATTTTAATTTTAATTTTAATAAATGTAATTTTAGCAGCTAGTTTAAATATAACAGTTGGTTGTTTAGGACAAATAACTTTGGGACATGCAGGTTTTATGTCAGTAGGAGCATATACAGCAGCACTTTTAACAAAGTCTGGTTTTCTTTCAGGTTATCCAGGTTACATTGTAGCTTTAATAATAGGAGGACTTGTAGCAGGAGTAATTGGGTTTATAATAGGTATACCTGCTTTAAGACTTACAGGAGATTATTTAGCAATTATAACTTTGGCTTTTGGAGAAATTATAAGAGTGCTGATTGAATATTTAAAATTTACTGGTGGAGCACAAGGATTAACTGGTATACCAAGAGTAAATAATTTTACATTAATATATGTTATAACAATATTTTCAGTTATATTTATGTATTCAATTATGACAAGTAGACATGGTAGAGCAGTCTTAGCTATCCGTGAAGATGAAATCGCAAGTGGAGCTTCTGGAATAAATACAACTTATTATAAAACTTTTGCATTTGTATTATCAGCAATATTTGCAGGTATAGCAGGGGGAATCTATGCACATAATTTAGGAATTTTAGGTGCAAAACAATTTGACTATAACTATTCAATAAATATACTTGTTATGGTCGTACTTGGAGGAATGGGAAGTTTCACAGGTTCAATATTATCAGCAATAGTTCTAACTATTTTACCAGAAGTTTTAAGAAGTTTTGCAGAATATAGAATGATAGTTTACCCGTTGATTTTAATAATTATGATGTTATTTAGACCAAAAGGATTACTTGGTAGAGAAGAATTTCAAATAAGTAAAGTGATTTCATATTTTACTAAAAAAAGAGGTGAAAATAATGGAAAATAA
- a CDS encoding branched-chain amino acid ABC transporter permease — protein MEFLLQIINGLQIGSIYALVSLGYTMVYGIAQLINFAHGDIIMIGAYTSLFSIPLFTSLGLPVWVTVIPAIIICAIIGCLTERIAYRPLRNSPRISNLITAIGVSLFLENLFMKIFTPNTRSFPKVFNQAPISFGANIHISFGAIVTIVVTLILSIGLQLFMKKTKYGKAMIATSQDYAASELVGINVDRTIQLTFAIGSGLAAVASVLYVSAYPQIQPLMGSMLGIKAFVAAVLGGIGILPGAVIGGFILGIVESLTRAYLSSQLADAFVFSILIIVLLFKPTGILGKNVKEKV, from the coding sequence ATGGAGTTTTTACTTCAAATAATTAATGGTTTACAGATAGGAAGTATCTATGCCCTAGTGTCTTTGGGATATACAATGGTATATGGCATAGCACAACTTATAAATTTTGCACATGGTGATATTATAATGATAGGAGCTTATACATCACTTTTCTCTATTCCTTTATTTACATCATTGGGATTACCAGTTTGGGTAACAGTTATACCAGCAATAATTATTTGTGCTATTATAGGTTGTTTAACTGAAAGAATTGCATATAGACCACTTAGAAATTCACCAAGGATTTCAAATTTAATAACTGCTATTGGGGTTAGTCTATTTTTAGAGAATTTATTTATGAAAATATTTACTCCAAATACAAGATCATTTCCTAAAGTTTTTAATCAAGCTCCAATATCTTTTGGTGCTAATATTCATATTAGTTTTGGAGCCATTGTAACAATAGTTGTGACTTTAATATTATCAATAGGATTACAATTATTTATGAAAAAGACAAAATATGGAAAGGCTATGATAGCAACAAGTCAAGATTATGCAGCTTCTGAATTAGTTGGAATAAATGTAGATAGAACAATACAACTAACATTTGCAATAGGAAGTGGACTTGCAGCAGTTGCTTCTGTGTTATATGTTTCAGCTTATCCACAAATACAACCTTTAATGGGTTCAATGCTTGGAATAAAAGCTTTTGTTGCAGCAGTTTTAGGAGGAATTGGAATATTGCCAGGAGCTGTAATAGGGGGCTTCATATTAGGAATTGTTGAAAGTCTAACAAGAGCATATTTATCATCACAACTTGCAGATGCTTTTGTATTTTCAATATTAATTATAGTTTTATTATTTAAACCTACTGGAATACTTGGAAAAAATGTAAAGGAGAAAGTATAG
- a CDS encoding ABC transporter substrate-binding protein: MKRRILTTLLGASLLLVACGGEKTEEKPAAAETIKIGAMGPLTGPVAIYGVSATNGLKLAVDEINANGGILGKQVELNLLDEKGDSTEAVNAYNKLVDWGMVALIGDVTSKPSVAVSEVAAQDEIPMITPTGTQLNITEAGSNVFRVCFTDPYQGEVLAKFAKDKLGAKTVAVISNNSSDYSDGVANAFATEAEKQGIQVVAREGYSDGDKDFKAQLTKIAQQNPDVLFIPDYYEQDGLIAIQAREVGLKSVIVGSDGWDGVVKTVDSSSYTAIEDVYFANHYSTKDSNEKIQNFIKNYKEKYNDEPSAFSALSYDTAYLLKAAIEKAGTTDKEAVAKAIKEIQFEGITGQLTFDEKNNPVKSITMIKIVNGDYTFDSVVSK; this comes from the coding sequence ATGAAAAGAAGAATTTTAACAACATTATTAGGAGCTTCACTTTTGTTAGTAGCTTGTGGAGGAGAAAAGACAGAAGAAAAACCAGCAGCAGCTGAAACAATAAAAATTGGAGCCATGGGACCATTAACTGGACCAGTTGCTATCTATGGGGTATCAGCAACTAATGGATTAAAATTAGCTGTTGATGAAATAAATGCAAATGGTGGAATACTTGGAAAACAAGTTGAATTAAATCTATTAGATGAAAAAGGAGATTCAACAGAAGCAGTAAATGCTTATAATAAACTTGTAGATTGGGGAATGGTTGCATTAATTGGAGATGTTACTTCAAAACCAAGTGTTGCAGTTTCAGAAGTAGCAGCACAAGATGAGATTCCAATGATAACGCCTACTGGAACACAACTTAATATAACAGAAGCAGGTTCCAATGTATTTAGAGTATGTTTTACAGATCCATATCAAGGGGAAGTTTTAGCAAAATTTGCAAAAGATAAATTAGGAGCAAAAACAGTAGCTGTTATATCTAATAACTCAAGTGATTATTCTGATGGAGTTGCAAATGCATTTGCAACAGAAGCAGAAAAACAAGGAATTCAAGTTGTAGCAAGAGAAGGTTATTCAGATGGAGATAAAGATTTTAAAGCTCAACTTACTAAAATTGCTCAACAAAATCCAGATGTATTATTTATACCTGATTATTATGAACAAGATGGATTAATTGCTATACAAGCAAGAGAAGTTGGTTTAAAATCAGTTATAGTTGGTTCAGATGGTTGGGATGGAGTTGTTAAAACAGTAGATTCATCTTCTTATACAGCAATAGAAGATGTGTATTTTGCTAATCACTATTCAACAAAAGATAGTAATGAAAAAATACAAAACTTTATTAAAAATTACAAAGAAAAATATAATGATGAGCCATCTGCATTCTCTGCTTTAAGTTATGATACAGCATATCTTTTAAAAGCAGCAATAGAAAAAGCTGGGACTACTGATAAAGAAGCAGTAGCTAAGGCTATAAAAGAAATTCAATTTGAAGGAATTACAGGACAACTAACTTTTGATGAAAAAAATAATCCTGTAAAGAGTATAACTATGATTAAAATAGTAAATGGAGATTACACATTTGATTCAGTAGTGTCAAAATAA
- a CDS encoding ATP-binding protein translates to MKIKRDLYLQRLINRIDNGMIKVITGIRRSGKSYLIFKIFKSYLLNNLTDEQHIIEFELDRIENKKYRKPNIILEEINSLIVDNKKYYILLDEIQMLEEFEEVLNSLLHKDNVDIYVTGSNSKFLSHDILTEFRGRGDEIHIYPLSFKEYMTVYEGDKYQGWADYVIYGGLPQILSMKTEEQKINYLTRLFEETYIKDIMERNKIEKIQELNDLINVLASCVGSLSNPSKILSTFKSCIKSDISLNTIRKYIEYLKNAFVINETYRYDVKGRKYIGTPLKYYFEDVGLRNARLEFRQVEETHLMENIIYNELKIRGYKVDVGMVTKSILTSEGNREKKQLEVDFIANLGSKRYYIQSALSLSTEEKVKQEKASLININDSFKKIILVKDIIKVKRDEDGIVTMNVYDFLLNDNSLEF, encoded by the coding sequence ATGAAAATAAAAAGAGATTTGTATTTGCAAAGGTTAATAAATCGTATAGATAATGGAATGATTAAAGTTATAACTGGAATCAGAAGAAGTGGAAAATCTTATCTAATTTTTAAAATTTTTAAATCTTATTTGTTGAATAATCTTACAGATGAGCAACATATTATTGAGTTTGAATTAGATAGAATAGAGAATAAAAAATATAGAAAACCAAATATAATTTTGGAAGAGATAAATTCATTAATAGTGGATAATAAAAAATATTATATCTTATTAGATGAAATACAAATGTTAGAAGAATTTGAAGAAGTTTTAAATTCATTATTACATAAAGATAATGTTGATATTTATGTAACTGGAAGTAACTCAAAATTTTTATCTCATGATATACTTACTGAATTTCGTGGAAGAGGAGATGAGATTCATATTTATCCACTTAGTTTTAAGGAATATATGACTGTTTACGAAGGTGATAAATATCAAGGATGGGCAGATTATGTTATATATGGAGGTTTGCCCCAAATATTATCAATGAAAACTGAGGAGCAAAAAATAAATTATCTAACAAGGTTATTTGAAGAAACCTATATAAAGGATATTATGGAAAGGAATAAAATTGAAAAAATTCAAGAATTAAATGACTTAATAAATGTCTTAGCTTCTTGTGTAGGTTCACTTAGTAATCCCTCAAAAATATTATCTACATTTAAGAGCTGTATTAAATCAGATATAAGTTTAAATACAATTAGAAAGTATATTGAGTATTTAAAAAATGCCTTTGTCATAAATGAAACATATCGTTATGATGTTAAAGGAAGAAAGTATATTGGAACACCATTAAAATATTATTTTGAAGATGTAGGACTTAGAAATGCAAGATTAGAATTTAGACAAGTTGAAGAAACTCACTTAATGGAGAATATCATTTACAATGAGCTAAAAATTAGAGGTTATAAAGTGGATGTTGGAATGGTAACAAAGTCTATCTTAACTTCTGAAGGAAATAGAGAGAAAAAACAATTAGAGGTTGATTTTATTGCAAATCTTGGAAGTAAAAGATATTATATACAATCTGCATTAAGTCTGTCAACAGAAGAAAAAGTAAAACAGGAAAAAGCATCTTTAATCAATATTAATGATTCTTTCAAAAAAATAATTTTAGTTAAAGATATAATAAAAGTTAAAAGAGATGAGGATGGAATAGTTACTATGAATGTATATGATTTTTTATTAAATGATAATAGTCTTGAATTTTAA
- a CDS encoding SDR family NAD(P)-dependent oxidoreductase: MEENRVKGKIAFISGASSGIGKATAEKLAHMGVNLILCARRENILNELKENLEKQYGIKVKNLVFDVRNYDDVLKNINSLDDEWKKIDILVNNAGLAVGLEKFYEYNMEDVDKMVDTNIKGFVYIANTIIPLMLATDKVCTIVNIGSVAGEIAYPNGSIYCATKFAVRAISDAMRSELIDKKIKVTNIKPGLVDTEFSLVRFRGDKEKADNVYKGIDPLYAEDIADTVAYIVNLPEKVQITDLSITPLHQANAIHIYKEK; encoded by the coding sequence ATGGAAGAAAATCGTGTTAAAGGGAAAATTGCATTTATTTCAGGAGCAAGCAGTGGAATAGGGAAAGCCACAGCAGAAAAGTTAGCACATATGGGAGTTAATTTAATTTTGTGTGCTAGGAGAGAAAATATTTTAAATGAATTAAAAGAAAATCTTGAAAAGCAATATGGAATTAAAGTTAAAAATTTAGTTTTTGATGTTAGAAATTATGATGATGTTTTAAAAAATATAAATTCATTAGATGATGAATGGAAGAAAATTGATATATTAGTCAATAATGCTGGGCTTGCAGTTGGGCTTGAAAAATTCTATGAATATAATATGGAAGATGTTGACAAAATGGTTGATACTAATATAAAAGGTTTTGTGTATATTGCAAATACAATTATTCCCCTTATGTTAGCAACTGATAAAGTTTGTACAATAGTTAATATAGGCTCTGTTGCAGGAGAAATAGCATATCCAAATGGAAGCATATATTGTGCAACAAAATTTGCAGTAAGAGCAATAAGTGATGCTATGAGATCAGAACTCATAGATAAAAAAATAAAAGTTACTAATATAAAACCTGGACTTGTTGATACAGAATTTAGTTTAGTTAGATTTAGAGGAGACAAAGAAAAAGCTGACAATGTATATAAAGGAATAGATCCTTTATATGCAGAAGATATAGCAGATACTGTAGCTTATATTGTTAATTTACCAGAAAAAGTACAAATTACAGATTTATCTATAACACCACTACATCAAGCTAATGCTATACATATTTATAAAGAAAAATAG